A part of Rhodopirellula bahusiensis genomic DNA contains:
- a CDS encoding ABC transporter ATP-binding protein — MPTHSLEIAGLTLDRGSKRVVDSFDLSLAPGEYCVVLGPSGCGKSTLLHGIAGLISVARGSITIDGTDVTHEAARKRNVGLLFQHDTMYPHLTVQQTLQIAAQANPTRNLSATQLDQQIRVISETMNLDPGWLPRRPDTLSGGQRRRVALAKTLIRNPSVCLLDEPMAAIDRLASERLMERLADVSNQAESTTFVHVTHDGEEAMRLADKIVVMSEGQILQVGSPGEIYRSPNSSEVALALGSPSCNLLSLREVIRACPQIGEVIELPDGQSLNELVLLLRPETIQLLEPASDQNNASTATESGEWQFPAIVLERRNLGGRTLLRLQPISNENAPPLSVTIAESWIPAKTGTRWIFQTPISKLRVVAGSPQHTNSPAI; from the coding sequence ATGCCCACCCACTCGCTCGAGATCGCCGGACTCACGCTCGACCGAGGCTCCAAGAGAGTGGTGGACTCTTTCGATCTGTCGCTCGCTCCCGGAGAATACTGCGTCGTCCTGGGACCCAGTGGCTGCGGAAAAAGCACGCTGTTGCATGGCATCGCGGGTCTGATTTCGGTTGCACGCGGATCGATCACGATTGACGGCACCGATGTGACTCATGAGGCGGCTCGCAAGCGAAACGTTGGCTTGCTGTTCCAGCACGACACGATGTACCCGCACCTGACCGTCCAGCAAACACTCCAGATCGCGGCTCAAGCCAATCCAACACGAAACCTGTCTGCGACTCAACTGGACCAACAAATCCGAGTCATTTCGGAGACCATGAACCTGGACCCGGGGTGGCTGCCCCGGCGCCCAGATACGCTCAGCGGCGGACAACGTCGGCGAGTTGCCCTCGCCAAGACACTGATTCGCAATCCTTCCGTCTGCTTGCTCGACGAACCGATGGCCGCGATCGATCGCTTGGCTTCGGAGCGATTGATGGAGCGGTTGGCGGACGTTTCCAACCAGGCCGAATCAACCACGTTTGTTCACGTCACCCACGACGGGGAAGAGGCCATGCGTTTGGCCGACAAGATCGTCGTGATGTCGGAGGGACAAATCTTGCAGGTTGGGTCTCCGGGAGAAATCTATCGGTCACCCAACTCGTCGGAGGTGGCACTCGCACTCGGGTCGCCCTCGTGCAACTTGCTGTCGCTGAGAGAGGTGATTCGGGCGTGCCCGCAAATAGGCGAAGTGATTGAACTGCCGGACGGTCAATCGCTCAATGAACTCGTTCTGTTGCTACGTCCCGAGACGATTCAACTGCTCGAACCCGCTTCCGACCAGAACAACGCGTCCACTGCGACCGAATCGGGCGAGTGGCAGTTCCCGGCAATCGTCTTGGAACGGCGCAATCTCGGTGGCCGCACGCTCCTCCGCCTGCAACCCATCAGCAACGAAAACGCTCCACCGCTCTCGGTCACCATCGCTGAAAGCTGGATCCCGGCAAAGACGGGAACTCGGTGGATTTTCCAAACCCCGATCTCAAAACTTCGAGTCGTCGCCGGGTCGCCTCAACACACCAATTCCCCGGCAATTTGA
- a CDS encoding RsmD family RNA methyltransferase, whose product MKSKRTNNRRGKPKQRNLKGGTDDGKPTKLRIIGGDMRGRPVTYHGEEFTRPMRDSVRENLFNILGRACRGTIAFDLFAGTGVLGLESISRGSTCAVLVEPMRKAIAQIRDTTERLGIEDKVRLVTGDAFALADQLLKPSSPEDDTAWIVFLSPPYRMWTDPEYYPKLKSIIVRVQQYAPPGSVLVVETDNTFDLEQLPPGDWDIRTYGITHLAFLEPGNVCGLVTPFPVPE is encoded by the coding sequence ATGAAATCGAAACGCACCAACAATCGACGCGGCAAGCCCAAGCAACGAAACCTCAAGGGTGGGACCGATGACGGCAAGCCAACCAAGCTGAGAATCATCGGCGGTGACATGCGTGGCCGGCCGGTGACCTACCACGGCGAGGAATTCACTCGGCCGATGCGCGACAGCGTTCGCGAAAATCTGTTCAACATTTTGGGCCGAGCCTGTCGCGGCACGATCGCATTTGACCTGTTCGCCGGCACCGGTGTGCTGGGCCTGGAATCGATCAGCCGCGGTTCCACCTGCGCTGTCCTGGTCGAACCGATGCGAAAGGCGATCGCCCAAATTCGAGACACGACCGAGCGGCTCGGCATTGAAGACAAAGTCCGCTTGGTGACGGGCGACGCATTCGCGTTGGCCGATCAATTGCTGAAGCCATCCAGTCCGGAAGACGACACCGCTTGGATCGTCTTCCTCAGTCCGCCGTATCGCATGTGGACCGACCCGGAGTACTATCCCAAGCTGAAGTCGATCATCGTCCGAGTCCAGCAATACGCTCCTCCCGGCAGCGTCCTGGTCGTCGAGACCGACAACACGTTTGACCTGGAACAACTGCCGCCTGGCGACTGGGACATCCGAACCTACGGCATCACTCACCTAGCGTTCTTGGAACCCGGCAACGTGTGCGGCTTGGTCACTCCTTTTCCAGTTCCTGAATGA
- a CDS encoding alpha/beta hydrolase, which translates to MHRIVDSRIALVAILFVCVGSVTAQDSTASKHATQTFKDLLYRSGDDLTDYEKERCRLDLIHPTDEKGFSTVVWFHGGGLTGGSKSFPEGLLDQGIAVAAVNYRLHPKVKSPAYVEDAAAAVAWVFKNIEQYGGDPKRIYVSGHSAGGYLTSMVGLDQRWLAEHDIDANQIAGLIPYSGHTITHFTVRKENGVGERQPIIDDMAPLFHVRKDAPPLLLITGDRELEMLGRYEENAYLWRMMQVVGHPHTKLMELDGYNHGQMADPSHPLLRRFIQELEKE; encoded by the coding sequence GTGCACAGAATTGTTGACTCGCGAATCGCACTCGTTGCGATTCTTTTCGTTTGTGTTGGTTCGGTCACCGCACAAGATTCGACCGCGTCTAAACACGCAACTCAAACGTTCAAAGACTTGCTCTATCGGTCCGGGGACGATCTGACGGACTACGAGAAAGAGCGTTGCCGTCTCGATCTGATTCATCCAACCGATGAAAAGGGATTCTCGACCGTGGTTTGGTTCCACGGCGGCGGACTGACCGGTGGAAGCAAATCTTTTCCCGAAGGTTTGCTTGATCAAGGAATTGCCGTTGCAGCGGTGAATTACCGCTTGCATCCCAAAGTTAAATCACCGGCGTACGTGGAAGATGCCGCGGCCGCGGTGGCTTGGGTTTTCAAGAACATCGAGCAATACGGTGGCGATCCCAAACGCATCTACGTCAGTGGTCATTCGGCCGGCGGGTACCTAACCAGCATGGTCGGATTGGACCAACGTTGGCTCGCTGAGCATGACATCGATGCGAATCAGATTGCAGGTTTGATCCCTTATAGCGGTCACACGATCACGCACTTCACGGTTCGCAAGGAGAACGGTGTCGGCGAGCGTCAGCCGATCATCGATGACATGGCGCCGCTGTTCCATGTTCGCAAGGATGCTCCGCCGTTGCTATTGATCACTGGCGATCGCGAACTCGAAATGCTTGGTCGTTATGAGGAGAACGCTTACCTTTGGCGGATGATGCAAGTCGTCGGTCACCCTCATACCAAGTTGATGGAACTCGACGGATACAACCACGGTCAGATGGCAGATCCTTCCCATCCTTTGCTGCGGCGGTTCATTCAGGAACTGGAAAAGGAGTGA
- a CDS encoding S1 family peptidase, whose product MFRCRLTRMLRIAFHRWMSVLCPAVMLVISLQTTNAMAGGETYKKVLPSTVWIITANGEDQTSTGTGVFIDADKKLVLTNAHVVGDSRTAVVFFPEKKNGETMVKRKQYLDSVLKLAQPGRIVAVDRKLDLALIELAEVPERAEAIAMAETSVTTGESVDLIGNPGGSDVLWVYTSGTVRSIYQKKFKSDHGEHDFRVVETQTPIKPGDSGGPVVNQAGELIAIAQSFSPSQNLVSYCVDVQEIEAFVKSPWKAAPLGTKVVLKNAEVDFELHSTGHYEVKQKLSSGTTQSVFVAKDTEYFQRADVRKVWSLVSVSSDEPSAELMMRLMRQNSATKIGGWVVEKNGAGEFLILYVAKLDATAPDEAVAASIDYVARIAGAMSKQLKSKTPEETKTESSTQTLASWLAK is encoded by the coding sequence ATGTTTCGCTGCCGCCTGACTCGAATGCTTCGAATTGCTTTTCACCGTTGGATGTCGGTGCTCTGCCCGGCTGTCATGCTGGTCATCTCGCTTCAAACGACCAACGCCATGGCGGGCGGGGAAACCTACAAAAAAGTCCTTCCATCGACCGTGTGGATCATCACGGCGAACGGGGAAGACCAAACCTCCACCGGGACAGGCGTCTTCATCGATGCGGACAAAAAGCTGGTTCTGACCAACGCTCACGTGGTCGGTGACAGTCGCACCGCCGTGGTGTTCTTTCCCGAGAAAAAGAACGGCGAAACGATGGTCAAACGCAAGCAATACCTGGATTCGGTGCTGAAATTGGCTCAGCCCGGCCGGATCGTTGCCGTCGATCGCAAGCTTGATTTGGCCCTGATTGAGTTGGCGGAAGTGCCTGAGCGAGCCGAAGCGATCGCGATGGCGGAGACGAGCGTCACGACCGGCGAATCAGTCGATTTGATCGGCAATCCCGGCGGTTCCGACGTCCTGTGGGTCTACACCAGCGGCACGGTCCGTTCGATTTATCAGAAGAAATTCAAATCAGATCACGGCGAGCACGATTTTCGCGTTGTCGAAACTCAGACGCCAATCAAACCGGGCGACAGCGGCGGTCCCGTCGTCAACCAAGCTGGCGAATTGATCGCGATTGCCCAGTCGTTCTCGCCCTCGCAGAACCTAGTCAGCTACTGCGTGGACGTTCAGGAGATCGAAGCGTTCGTCAAAAGCCCTTGGAAAGCTGCTCCTTTGGGCACCAAGGTGGTTCTGAAGAACGCGGAGGTGGATTTCGAATTGCATTCGACCGGTCACTACGAGGTCAAGCAAAAGCTTTCTTCGGGGACGACGCAGTCCGTCTTTGTTGCGAAGGACACTGAGTACTTCCAGCGTGCGGACGTGCGAAAGGTTTGGTCGTTGGTTTCGGTCAGCAGTGACGAGCCCTCGGCCGAGCTGATGATGCGGCTGATGCGTCAAAACTCTGCCACGAAAATTGGTGGCTGGGTCGTGGAAAAAAACGGGGCGGGCGAGTTTTTGATCCTGTACGTCGCGAAATTGGATGCGACCGCACCTGATGAAGCCGTGGCGGCCTCGATCGACTATGTCGCCCGAATTGCGGGAGCGATGAGCAAACAACTGAAATCCAAGACGCCCGAAGAAACCAAAACCGAGTCGTCGACCCAGACCCTGGCGTCGTGGTTGGCCAAGTGA
- a CDS encoding serine/threonine-protein kinase — translation MTSRQSAQRRASTTAEDSTLDLDEILLECLERLADDDEGGDPRRVWELLPARFQGDAAAGDRSGRFVLVEMVKMSMAIAVQNECPRWLDEYFDAFPEWFSAESAPFDLVMEEIQLRRECGQTPEHEHYRNRFPHLEPVLKPLFDSSGDQQASIAKTPRRGTPMELAVGAVVDDFEIIQKLGEGAFAHVYLARQNSMSRLVALKVANDTGDEPQALAQFDHPNIVRVFDQRQVAVHDDEAAGRLFELHLLYMQFHPGGTLADVVRLARSVPLVKRDGGVYLRAVDQALLESAQVVPDRSTTRAWLLGCEWPKVVAWVGLQLADSLQTAHEAGVLHRDVKPANVLLTAEGLPQLADFNVSMAGTAGRAGAASSLGGSVGYMAPEHLDAMSITRCGRPENVGGAADLYSLAVLLWELWQGKRPFDCSHETHSWTELLEEQHAARKRELLVPDRLDTPSERVLESVLRSALSVDPADRPENGAEMSGSLRLAMHPEAARLFDPKPGSWMHMLGNVSPWWLSVVSILLPNIAAGFINYFYNHSEIMPEEMRPSLDEFAIWVNSIAFPLGLGLIVIYTRASARALKATRQAESVGEEELNSMLRLGYRAASIGGTCWLIAGLVYPLLLKSRFDEFTDGQAVHFFISLLICGGVAMVYPLFALNVVATCVHYPKMIRPTMRDPKFERHAQQMISDSESFLLIAAVIPLMGAALMVFSEGQTKEYLLIAIIAGMIGLLGAFASYRIIVRTWAVLAEVLSNETTATPR, via the coding sequence ATGACGTCTCGACAGTCAGCCCAACGTCGTGCATCGACCACCGCGGAGGATTCCACGCTGGATTTGGATGAGATTCTGCTGGAGTGCCTGGAACGTTTGGCGGATGACGATGAGGGTGGCGATCCGCGGAGAGTTTGGGAGTTGCTTCCCGCTCGGTTTCAAGGCGATGCGGCGGCGGGCGATCGATCGGGACGCTTCGTCTTGGTGGAAATGGTGAAGATGAGCATGGCGATCGCGGTGCAGAATGAATGCCCGCGCTGGTTGGACGAATACTTCGATGCCTTTCCCGAATGGTTTTCGGCTGAGTCGGCACCGTTTGATTTGGTGATGGAAGAGATTCAACTCCGTCGCGAATGTGGGCAGACTCCGGAACACGAGCATTATCGAAATCGGTTCCCGCATTTGGAACCGGTTTTGAAGCCGCTGTTCGATTCATCGGGCGATCAGCAAGCGTCCATCGCGAAAACGCCTCGTCGTGGGACGCCGATGGAGTTGGCCGTGGGAGCGGTGGTGGATGATTTTGAGATCATCCAGAAATTGGGTGAGGGTGCGTTCGCCCATGTGTATCTGGCTCGCCAAAATTCCATGTCGCGATTGGTTGCCTTGAAAGTCGCGAACGACACCGGGGACGAACCACAGGCACTCGCGCAGTTCGACCATCCGAACATCGTGCGAGTGTTTGATCAGCGTCAGGTGGCGGTCCATGATGATGAAGCGGCAGGTCGCTTGTTCGAGTTGCATTTGCTGTACATGCAATTTCATCCCGGTGGCACGTTGGCGGACGTTGTTCGCTTGGCTCGTTCGGTTCCACTTGTCAAGCGTGATGGCGGGGTCTATTTGCGGGCGGTGGATCAGGCACTACTCGAATCGGCGCAGGTGGTTCCGGATCGCTCGACCACTCGAGCGTGGTTGTTGGGATGCGAATGGCCCAAGGTGGTCGCGTGGGTCGGTTTGCAATTGGCGGACTCTTTGCAAACCGCACACGAAGCCGGCGTGTTGCACCGCGATGTCAAACCAGCCAACGTTTTGTTGACCGCAGAAGGTCTGCCGCAGTTGGCGGATTTCAACGTGTCGATGGCTGGGACCGCTGGTCGTGCCGGAGCCGCTTCATCGCTGGGCGGTTCAGTCGGTTACATGGCACCGGAGCATCTCGATGCGATGAGCATCACACGGTGTGGGCGTCCCGAAAATGTCGGTGGGGCCGCGGATTTGTATTCGTTGGCGGTTTTGCTGTGGGAATTATGGCAAGGCAAACGACCGTTTGATTGTTCGCATGAGACTCATTCTTGGACGGAGTTGTTGGAAGAGCAGCATGCGGCGCGGAAACGCGAATTGTTGGTTCCAGATCGGTTGGACACGCCGTCGGAACGCGTGCTGGAGAGCGTGCTTCGGTCCGCGTTGTCGGTGGATCCCGCGGATCGTCCGGAAAACGGCGCCGAGATGAGCGGTAGCCTGCGGTTGGCGATGCACCCAGAAGCCGCTCGTTTGTTTGATCCGAAACCAGGTTCTTGGATGCACATGTTGGGGAATGTGTCGCCTTGGTGGTTGTCTGTTGTTTCGATTTTGCTGCCCAACATTGCCGCGGGCTTCATCAATTATTTTTACAACCACAGCGAGATCATGCCGGAGGAGATGCGGCCGAGCCTGGATGAATTCGCGATTTGGGTGAATTCAATCGCGTTCCCCTTGGGTTTGGGATTGATCGTGATTTACACGCGCGCGTCCGCGAGAGCGTTGAAGGCAACTCGGCAGGCTGAGTCCGTCGGAGAGGAGGAACTCAATTCCATGTTGCGGCTGGGGTATCGAGCCGCATCGATTGGAGGCACGTGCTGGTTGATCGCGGGATTGGTTTATCCGCTGTTGTTGAAGTCGAGGTTTGATGAGTTCACCGATGGCCAAGCGGTTCACTTTTTCATCTCGTTGCTCATTTGTGGCGGGGTGGCGATGGTGTACCCGCTGTTCGCGCTGAACGTGGTGGCGACTTGCGTGCACTATCCCAAGATGATTCGGCCGACGATGCGGGATCCAAAGTTCGAACGTCATGCTCAGCAAATGATCAGTGATAGCGAATCGTTTTTGTTGATCGCCGCTGTCATCCCGTTGATGGGAGCTGCCTTGATGGTCTTCAGTGAAGGGCAAACGAAAGAGTATCTGCTGATTGCGATCATCGCTGGCATGATCGGTTTGCTCGGTGCGTTCGCGAGCTATCGCATCATCGTTCGAACCTGGGCTGTTCTGGCGGAGGTGCTCTCCAACGAAACAACGGCCACGCCGCGTTGA
- a CDS encoding RNA polymerase sigma factor, translated as MDDDSSLDSSTPPTDDPLIQRIRQRDVDALGEYIAQNRDSLFRFVKSITGEHLLALVEVDDLIQEIATAAISGLPTAPLDQYSVMQWLQQLARRRVVDAHRFHFDAKRRDAGRQQSIHGGGASGGDDGAMGMEQLLAASMTSPSAVVSQNIRLNAMSQAIGQLNEEQQTVIRLRYVDGMPTRQIAEQLGKTDVSIRVLLSRSMRQLEKQLEANRPTR; from the coding sequence ATGGACGACGACAGCTCACTCGACTCATCGACCCCACCCACGGACGATCCGCTGATCCAGAGAATTCGCCAACGAGACGTCGACGCGTTGGGCGAGTACATCGCTCAGAATCGCGATTCTTTGTTTCGATTCGTGAAATCCATCACCGGCGAACACCTGCTGGCGTTGGTCGAAGTCGATGATTTGATCCAAGAAATCGCGACAGCCGCCATCTCAGGTCTGCCAACCGCGCCGCTGGACCAATATTCCGTGATGCAGTGGTTGCAACAACTTGCTCGCAGACGCGTGGTCGACGCCCACCGATTCCACTTCGACGCGAAACGCCGCGACGCGGGTCGGCAACAATCGATTCACGGCGGCGGTGCGTCAGGTGGCGATGACGGTGCCATGGGCATGGAACAATTGCTCGCCGCCAGCATGACCTCGCCCAGCGCCGTTGTCAGCCAAAACATTCGACTCAACGCAATGTCTCAAGCGATCGGGCAACTCAACGAAGAACAGCAAACCGTCATCCGGCTGCGATACGTCGACGGCATGCCGACTAGACAAATCGCGGAACAACTCGGCAAAACCGATGTCTCCATCCGAGTCTTGCTGTCACGCAGCATGCGACAACTCGAAAAACAACTCGAAGCCAACCGCCCCACACGCTGA
- a CDS encoding SIMPL domain-containing protein, translating to MKSFVFVLCCVWCSVLVAEEQRTITVTAAGEVKVTPDVVLLGLDVRTREASLLEAKRGNDAVSRSLLKLLGDHSVPRSSIKVDDLDVSPYYGEFGERQETPVSYNYKRAISVRLTDFDKIEPILSDAFDAGLTNVSRMQFRVSSQRKHQFEARRLAVAHAKEKAGHLTELAGMKLGAALQIEEHVEYNEAAADFFMSAASHDVNRSVAERVSPNERAEYTLVVQRDDTNAEPLGLNTPGQVSISAEVKIKFEMSP from the coding sequence ATGAAATCTTTCGTGTTTGTCCTTTGTTGCGTCTGGTGTTCCGTTCTGGTTGCTGAAGAGCAGCGAACTATCACGGTCACTGCGGCTGGCGAAGTAAAGGTCACGCCAGATGTAGTATTGCTTGGGCTCGACGTTCGTACGAGAGAGGCGAGTCTTCTGGAAGCAAAACGCGGAAACGATGCGGTCTCAAGGTCACTACTGAAGTTGCTAGGCGACCATTCGGTCCCAAGGTCCAGCATAAAGGTGGACGATCTTGATGTTTCACCGTACTACGGTGAGTTTGGCGAGCGGCAAGAAACACCGGTTTCCTACAACTATAAGAGAGCAATTTCAGTGCGGCTGACGGACTTCGACAAAATCGAACCGATTTTGTCCGATGCGTTTGATGCTGGGCTCACGAACGTCTCACGCATGCAATTTCGTGTCAGCAGTCAACGAAAGCACCAGTTTGAAGCGAGGCGTTTGGCGGTGGCGCATGCCAAAGAAAAGGCTGGGCACCTCACTGAACTTGCGGGGATGAAACTGGGGGCGGCTCTGCAGATTGAGGAGCACGTTGAATACAATGAAGCTGCGGCGGATTTTTTTATGTCTGCTGCTTCGCATGATGTGAATCGATCGGTCGCGGAAAGAGTTTCTCCAAATGAGAGGGCGGAATACACTCTTGTTGTCCAGCGTGACGACACTAACGCAGAACCTCTGGGACTCAATACGCCAGGTCAGGTTTCCATTTCGGCAGAAGTGAAAATCAAGTTTGAGATGTCGCCCTGA
- a CDS encoding sulfatase — protein sequence MRLHHALLFLPIVGLACLSAKANDEPERPPNVILFLVDDMGWTDGRVFGSDYYETPNIDAFAKQAMRFTNAYAHPLCSPSRASILTGQEESRHGILSAHGHLKPGPWGEQVYQPATPRNEYLLTKSRTYLNPDATTLAEAFLGAGYRTAHMGKWHLGLTQEHWPDQHGFEVTFHSAPDPGPPGSTYFSPHGVHSDGKPSAAHRVGNIVDGPEGEHIDDRLGTEAIRFITEHQDEPFYLNLWMYDCHGPWEAKQDLIQKFAQKETQPDGHTNPVYAAMLKTMDDNFGRVMTALDELGIADNTIVVFFSDNGGNTHSMGASEQKRKMANPKSKTYGYTKIYSDYAGVQYPTKNLGLRGGKGKLYEGGQRVPLMVRWHQHIPAGSVSETIVNNIDLYPTLLELTGQAEPANHVIDGKSIAKVLTEGEEGTGQTSVSYFPYHGGGISVRDGDWKLIRRYTSKPDQYEGLVELFNLKEDLAESKNLAAEMPEKVTELSKLIDSHFKHTSGLPPKPNPDFQRGSTSPKNSRSPTHGLVPKQCRIESIDDGIRVIAQGKNPFLGTAQVQLAGPITLHLQVRGIDGKSGTGRVQWRTQEQTDFPATGQTVDFEVPESTSWQDITVQVPVEGRSQLLRLYAPATDGLDIRSIRWKAQDGKPVQWDFSTDAR from the coding sequence ATGAGACTTCATCACGCCTTGCTCTTCTTGCCAATCGTTGGTCTTGCTTGTCTGTCAGCCAAGGCAAATGACGAACCTGAACGACCGCCGAACGTCATTCTCTTTCTCGTCGATGACATGGGTTGGACGGATGGACGCGTCTTTGGTTCCGACTACTACGAGACGCCAAACATTGATGCCTTTGCCAAGCAAGCGATGCGGTTCACCAACGCCTACGCGCATCCGCTCTGCTCGCCCAGTCGGGCTTCCATCCTGACAGGGCAAGAGGAGTCGCGGCACGGCATCCTCTCCGCCCACGGACACCTTAAGCCAGGGCCATGGGGCGAACAGGTTTATCAGCCTGCCACACCTCGAAACGAATACCTGCTCACCAAAAGCCGCACTTACCTGAATCCGGATGCGACAACTCTGGCCGAAGCATTCCTCGGCGCCGGCTACCGCACTGCTCACATGGGAAAATGGCACCTCGGCCTGACTCAGGAGCATTGGCCGGACCAGCACGGCTTCGAAGTCACGTTTCACTCCGCACCGGATCCCGGACCTCCCGGAAGCACCTACTTCTCACCGCACGGCGTACATTCTGATGGAAAGCCGAGTGCTGCCCATCGAGTCGGCAATATTGTCGACGGACCCGAAGGCGAACACATCGACGACCGGCTGGGCACTGAGGCAATCAGATTCATTACCGAACATCAGGACGAACCGTTCTACCTGAATCTCTGGATGTACGACTGTCACGGCCCCTGGGAAGCGAAACAGGATCTGATCCAGAAGTTCGCCCAAAAAGAAACTCAGCCTGATGGTCATACCAATCCCGTCTACGCGGCGATGCTGAAGACGATGGACGACAACTTTGGACGAGTCATGACGGCGCTCGATGAACTCGGTATCGCCGACAACACCATTGTTGTTTTCTTCTCGGACAATGGTGGCAACACCCACAGCATGGGGGCGAGCGAACAGAAGCGAAAGATGGCCAATCCGAAGAGCAAGACGTATGGCTACACGAAAATTTACAGCGACTACGCTGGCGTGCAGTATCCGACGAAGAATCTCGGCCTACGCGGTGGCAAAGGAAAGCTTTATGAGGGCGGCCAGCGCGTTCCGTTGATGGTCCGTTGGCACCAACACATTCCTGCGGGATCCGTCAGCGAGACAATCGTTAATAATATCGACCTCTATCCCACGCTGCTTGAACTGACCGGCCAGGCCGAGCCTGCCAATCATGTCATCGATGGAAAGTCCATCGCGAAGGTTCTCACCGAGGGCGAAGAGGGAACGGGGCAAACGAGCGTGAGCTACTTCCCGTATCACGGTGGTGGCATCTCGGTGCGCGACGGCGATTGGAAACTCATTAGGCGCTACACCAGCAAACCGGACCAGTACGAGGGTCTCGTTGAGTTGTTCAACTTGAAAGAGGATCTCGCCGAATCGAAGAATCTCGCTGCCGAAATGCCTGAGAAAGTCACGGAGCTTAGCAAGCTTATCGATTCGCACTTTAAGCACACCAGCGGACTTCCGCCGAAACCGAACCCAGACTTTCAGCGAGGATCAACCTCACCCAAAAACTCCAGGAGCCCGACGCATGGACTGGTTCCCAAGCAATGTCGCATTGAATCGATCGACGACGGCATACGCGTGATCGCTCAGGGAAAGAATCCCTTCCTGGGAACGGCCCAGGTGCAACTGGCTGGCCCAATCACGCTGCACCTACAAGTTCGGGGCATCGATGGTAAGAGCGGGACGGGACGTGTTCAGTGGCGAACCCAGGAACAGACTGATTTCCCCGCAACCGGCCAGACGGTCGACTTCGAAGTTCCTGAGTCGACTAGCTGGCAGGACATCACGGTGCAAGTGCCTGTCGAGGGACGAAGTCAGTTGCTTCGTCTGTATGCCCCAGCCACTGACGGTCTCGACATCCGCTCGATCCGCTGGAAAGCCCAGGACGGGAAACCGGTCCAGTGGGATTTTTCAACGGATGCCCGCTGA